A section of the Telopea speciosissima isolate NSW1024214 ecotype Mountain lineage chromosome 3, Tspe_v1, whole genome shotgun sequence genome encodes:
- the LOC122655727 gene encoding protein TPLATE-like isoform X3 translates to MDILFAQIQADLRSNDALRQSGALLQALQQSAAGRDISVIAKSACEEIVASPASAVCKKLAFDLIRSTRLTTDLWEIVCTGIRADLDFPDPAVTAAAVSILAAIPSYRLGKLIADCNKEISNCFDSYSDNLRYSITETLGCILARDDLVTLCENNVNLLDRISNWWRRIGQNMLDRSDAVSKIAFESVGRLFQEFNSKRMSRLAGDKLVDSENSLAIRSNWVSLMIDYIWRRRNALMARSLVLLIENFGVTVFPLVFAVKAVASGTVEVIRKLSKSSGNRISSNANMLDLGNAEKLVGVSDVVTHLVPFLSSLDPALIFEVGINMLYLADVPGGKPEWASQSIIAILTLWDRQEFSSARESIVRVVVTNLHLLDLHMQVSLFKRLLHMVRNLRAESDRMHALACICRTALCVDLFVKESVRRGQKPLAGTDIASLFEDVSIKNDLKSVTSKSLFREELVASLVESCFQLSLPLPEQNNSGTEGRVIGALAYGTGYGALNWTEPALDVVEICRPCVKWDCEGRTYAIDCYLKLLVRLCHIYDTRGGVKRVKDGASQDQILNETRLQNLQQELVKDLREVNTPRICARLIWAVAEHINLDGLDPLLADDPEDRLNIIVTTINKVLFNGDSSATTSNMLQDVQAVLLCAQRLGSRHPRAGQLLTKELEDFRNNSLADSVNKHQCHLILQRIKYVKSHPESIWAGVSESRGDYPFSHHKFTVQFYEASAAHDRKLEGLVHKAIQELWRPNPSDLTLILTKSIDSTYIKVPPSGYTLTGSSDPCYIEAYHLTDSIDGRSTLHLKVLNLTELVLNRVDIRVGLSGALYFMDGSPLAVRQLRNLVSQVLFQD, encoded by the exons ATGGACATCCTCTTCGCTCAGATCCAGGCTGATCTGCGTTCTAATGATGCTCTTCGTCAGTCCGGTGCCCTTTTGCAAGCTCTTCAGCAGTCAGCCGCCGGCAGAGACATTTCCGTTATTGCAAAATCCGCTTGCGAAGAGATAGTTGCATCTCCAGCCTCCGCTGTTTGCAAAAAGCTCGCTTTCGATCTTATCCGTTCGACTAGACTCACCACTGATCTATGGGAGATTGTCTGCACTGGTATCCGCGCCGATCTCGACTTCCCAGACCCAGCTGTCACTGCCGCTGCTGTTTCCATCCTCGCTGCTATACCTTCCTATCGACTCGGCAAGCTTATTGCCGATTGCAATAAGGAAATCTCCAATTGCTTTGATTCTTACAGTGATAATCTACGATATTCAATCACTGAAACGCTTGGATGCATTCTAGCACGGGATGATCTCGTCACTCTGTGCGAGAACAATGTAAATTTACTCGATAGGATTTCAAATTGGTGGAGAAGGATTGGCCAGAACATGCTTGATCGATCTGATGCAGTTTCGAAAATTGCATTTGAGTCCGTGGGAAGGTTGTTTCAGGAGTTCAATTCAAAGAGGATGAGCAGATTGGCAGGTGATAAACTTGTTGATAGCGAGAATTCGCTTGCGATCCGATCGAACTGGGTTTCTTTGATGATTGATTACatttggaggaggaggaatgCCTTGATGGCCAGATCTCTGGTTTTACTGATTGAGAATTTCGGGGTAACTGTATTTCCTCTAGTTTTTGCAGTGAAGGCCGTGGCTTCCGGTACAGTAGAGGTTATCAGGAAGCTTTCCAAATCTTCTGGAAACCGTATTAGTAGTAATGCAAATATGTTGGATTTGGGTAATGCCGAGAAGCTTGTGGGTGTTTCAGATGTGGTAACCCATTTGGTACCGTTCTTATCATCTTTGGATCCTGCTTTAATATTTGAAGTAGGGATTAATATGTTGTATCTAGCTGATGTCCCTGGAGGTAAGCCTGAATGGGCTTCTCAATCCATTATTGCCATTCTCACTCTTTGGGATAGACAAGAGTTCTCTTCTGCTAGAGAAAGTATAGTCAGAGTTGTTGTGACAAATCTACATCTCCTTGATCTTCACATGCAG GTTTCATTGTTCAAGAGGTTACTTCATATGGTCAGAAACCTGCGAGCAGAATCAGATCGTATGCATGCTCTTGCATGTATATGTCGCACAGCTCTCTGTGTTGATCTCTTTGTAAAGGAAAGTGTTAGAAGAGGACAGAAACCCCTTGCAGGAACTGATATTGCTTCACTTTTTGAGGATGTGAGTATAAAAAATGACCTTAAAAGTGTAACTAGTAAAAGCTTATTTCGAGAGGAGTTAGTTGCTTCGTTAGTGGAAAGTTGTTTTCAGTTGTCTCTTCCATTGCCTGAGCAAAATAATTCAGGTACAGAGGGTAGAGTTATTGGAGCCTTAGCTTATGGTACTGGTTATGGTGCATTAAACTGGACAGAACCAGCTCTGGATGTGGTGGAAATTTGTAGACCTTGTGTTAAATGGGACTGTGAGGGCCGGACTTATGCCATAGATTGTTATTTAAAGTTACTTGTTAGATTGTGCCATATCTATGATACCAGAGGAGGTGTTAAAAGGGTTAAAGATGGAGCTTCTCAGGATCAGATTCTAAACGAGACAAGATTACAAAATTTGCAACAAGAACTGGTTAAAGACCTGCGTGAG GTGAACACACCAAGGATATGTGCCCGGCTTATTTGGGCTGTTGCAGAGCACATCAATCTGGATGGTCTGGATCCTCTCCTAGCCGATGATCCTGAGGATCGATTGAACATTATTGTTACTACAATCAACAAAGTCTTATTCAATGGAGATTCATCTGCAACTACATCAAATATGCTTCAGGATGTGCAGGCAGTTCTTCTATGTGCCCAACGTCTGGGATCACGTCATCCTAGGGCAGGGCAACTTTTGACTAAAGAACTAGAGGACTTCAGAAATAACAGCCTTGCTGACTCAGTAAACAAGCATCAGTGTCATCTTATATTGCAGAGAATTAAATATGTGAAAAGTCATCCTGAAAGCAT ATGGGCTGGAGTTAGCGAAAGCAGAGGAGATTACCCTTTTAGCCACCACAAATTTACTGTTCAGTTTTATGAAGCATCTGCAGCTCATGACAGAAAGTTGGAAGGATTGGTTcacaaggccatccaagagctTTGGCGGCCCAATCCTAGTGATCTAACTCTTATTTTAACAAAAAGCATAGACTCTACTTACATCAAGGTCCCTCCAAGTGGATATACGTTGACAGGAAGCAGTGATCCTTGCTACATTGAAGCGTATCATTTGACTGACTCAATTGATGGAAGGAGCACCCTGCATCTTAAG gTTTTAAATTTGACAGAGCTAGTACTTAATAGGGTGGATATCCGAGTGGGGCTATCTGGTGCACTATATTTCATGGATGGATCTCCTCTAGCAGTGCGGCAATTGCGTAATCTTGTTTCTCAGGTTCTATTTCAAGACTAA